CTTCCTTAGTCCCACTTTAATCATCTTCTTTACAAATTAAGATAAGACGCCCCAAGTGGAAGATTCTTtacaaattattttattatattttatcaGATTTAGTTCAAAAcaagattctttttttttttttttgtggaagTTCAAGTATTCAATCtgataaaatataataaaataatattaagatataataaataaatatattaaataatcttttattttttattaagtaataaataaaacaaaattgagTAAGGAATATAAAAGTTTTGTATGTACCACCCCTTACGATACATAGCTTTTGAATTTTGACGCTTTAGGCACTTCATAAAGAGGGAAGTTGCTTCCTTGCACAAGTACAGATTTAATGGGTGACTAGAAAGCTCATCAAGTGATAGTTTGTTGTTCATATAACGATCATTATCTTAACAAATTGTTGTGTTCAAGGGAACGAAGTTCAAAAAAGTGAGCTTAACATATTGTTGGTCGAAGCTTTGTGGGTTTTAGGGCAAAACTCCAAATGCTTGATTTGCTTCTTCTTACTCACCCAAAGTAAAGAAACCATGGAAGTGGAGCTCCAAACCATGGATTGGGTTTTATTTCCACTTTGCATCATGGTTGATTTAACAATTTTTTGTTTCATTCTTTGTATTTATGAACGAATCTGGCTTtatgaatttttgggtttttatgttTTGAATTGAGTTTGGTAGAGATTGTTGAGGGAGTGAGATTACACTACCACAATATTATGAATCTTGACAGAGACCAATAAAAGATTGAGTTAGATGATGCAAACCTAGTTTGTAGACAAAACTTATTGAGTCTTCTAGGAGATAAAAAAACATTGCTTAGAACACCACCTTCAATTTCTTCTTCCTTTGCAAAAACACAACCAAGACTTATGTATGAGATGTATCGTtatcctaattctctatttcatAGCCCTcaatggatgcttgaggcttttctaagaggaaatgagaattAGGATTGAATAGCAttttaaactcacaaagtcaagcactttctttatgaatttcttagagaaaacttgagatcttGAAAGCAAGAAAGAGCgggaggttagagagagattttgagagagtgatcaagtctatcaaaaccCTATGAGAACTTTTTTATAGAGTAGCCACAATCATTATTAGGTTTAACTAATAGGATTAGAGCCTTagaaacacatcatttggagttAAAACATGTGTTTGTGCAGTTACGTCAAGCGACGCGTCGACCGCCAACACGCGATTCGTCGCCTGCTAGGTTTCTTGAAACCTTAAGGCACTAGGCGACGTGTTGCTTCCTAGGTGGCGAGTTTaaatgtaatatccaacattttcataatacatttatttattataaatcagagttttaatacataaaatgtacaagtttacaaatttaagaaatagtaatggaaaaatagtgtttaaaatatgattttatgtttttaatgagattaaagagaaagaaacttgagtagtcaagtattggacccaaatgtcatataattttaattggggatttttataaaattaagaaagttttgctaaagggcttatttgaaaagaattttagtattttgggtccaagtttaattttaaaaataaatttaaaaaaaaaaaagaaaagaaaaggcttcagcctttctttttacccgagcccctctctctctctctcctcagaaaatctctctctctctctctctctctctctctctctctcgcgtgcGTGCGTCTGCCCGACCACTGAACGTCCACCAGCGATCACCGTTTATAGCCACGCGCTGGACCGTTGGATTCaaaggcctccgaactatcgaccacacaggaatctagagctcactcgctgattaaacacctcaactggtcgatttaagttcagccaccccgcgacttcaaagttacGATTCGGCCACCTCGAGCATCcatttgccgatccgtcaccaccatcgtgttcctcgtgttgtaggcttcaaaacccaataactggttcctacatctaccatagttgggtggtgggcccaccacgagccaccgcgatccaccgtagacagacggtcgaaacttagtgttcgaggttttgaagtacgttttgagtctcagaaaatcatcatttgacttgttgtggaacccgatcactttggtataatttctttgacctatatattgtgatttaattgtgattgattagaataattgttattatgagtatttatagtatataattatatattcttgatatatggaatatttttctgtaattatactggctgtctgggattatatgtatttttgatacaggttttgattttcgaattgtccactttatagccgtcgtgttgtccaattttctagaaaatattaaatattaaataaattataaaaatacatatttaattaattttccattaatatggaaattattatgattaattaattttaattattattgttattgttttgttaagtaaatcaagaatacagattcatatatatatatgaaaagtgtgatttatagtaaacatattatttaacaattattattgtatattaatatttttattaatatttgaatattaaaataatatcaaatattagtttcttacagttattgatatttgtaagaccagtgaattttggagaaagtatatttattatatcactggaattgatattatgactaattaataattgttatacccaaaaattggagaatgcattctaggaggctaaggagaatgcattctagaagagctaaggggagtgatcctaggagaccccaaggaggatgtggtcctaggagaccccaagggtgtgtaggaggcaagcctcccaaggtttcctaagtgttggctcgaacgtgtccaaggtaagtagctaaggaggatgAGTCTCATGCAAGGggaaggagacttagattttgataaggagagcctatacaatgttcgatcggacatgtttggaaaatgttaaaggagaatgccttgatcttgtccaaggtgagatgttatggaggaggttgcctcaatgttgtctaaggtgaggtgccaaggaggttgcctcggaccaccttggtccgaggagaagccaaggagattggttcaaggaggagcatggcatgctagaggagaatgccatgttagaggagagaagtgcatgtcctaccaccatgcacgttcaacccacgaaaacatgtcctaccaccatgcatgtcctaccaccatgcacatccgaccaacacttgcatgagtggtcagtaggaagtggatcaactagctagaggagactaagtcaagattcccagagacagcttcaacaacatacgcgggaatctctcattcttcccacaaatggggggtttgttacatttcgaattttgaatgtttaaatgtaataaatataataaaatatctctatcataaagggatatcatttaaggatcccaggcctataaatagagagcttatgggatgagagagaggGCTTTGAGCtgtttctttctagagagagaaaattgggattgtctattctagagagagaaagtgctggaataagagagaattcttgtatttttgcaatctgtaatgaagaaactcagttggctcagtccatctgatcttgagtacggatcaataaatcacaactctaagtggattaggctattaccaacaatcggggctgaaccactataaaaatctcctgtgttatttacttttcttgtttataccgtctgttgtcgtttttatttctcttgatggcttgtcgttattgacgttctcacgtcgttggctaaaaacgcagtcaacaataataatataaatatttatatttatattattatcattatattgattattacaattttatgttaaaaatatgatttcttttataaaatgactatttgaatatatatacattcatatatgtattgttattgaggtattttgttattattattgaaataagtttatttatagatgataattattattgttgttgttgttgttattattattatcattattattattattattattattattattattattattatcttgagagtacattattaaatgagcaatgttttatatgaagagttaattgtattacgttgataataattattattatcattcatatagtttatggtattgttaatatacactatcaatagtgtatatatacgattttgatagaatttaataaatgatgtgccttgaataggatttgtatggatttgatcgCATGACTCTTGTtgagcaattttaaaataagctaaggacctaaggtaagtaaatctcacattttgtgcttaagtgtaagatgcatgactacattgattgtgtacatctgatgaattaagtatggtatgatgatgatgcatatgataagtatgtgaagaatggttatatgaacatcATAAGGgtattgtgtgatatgtaattgatgaattttgtgatatgtgaaagatgtcttacttggttaagaataatatgaattatgtgcaagtatgtgttcttatgttgatggatatgtggattactttatattcatgatttgttatatgtcatgatatatgaagcgtttaagtttttaggctggaaaccttagacctgagccatagctctatgttaaggtataacaacgccaccaacccaaagcttcatgtattatgactaaagatgttttgagttatatgagatgtgatactaTGCCTTGATTGGATACCaccaaacatgaatcatgaacatgaacattgacatttcagcatcaacatgtatgcatggcatgtacagttatgtgatacattattatgtgatataagaccatgcatataaatatgaggaaaattgtgaaatgccttgaaatgtcttatgtgaagtgaacattttaatgacacaaggcttaagcaaagtgataataagatgtttaaaaagggtggcactgttttgatgaagcaatcaagtaagttcagtaaagaaaacggaggtctataagacttatagtggctgcccattAGTGTGGGCTAGGttagagttgaccattcagatatgtttgccatgtttccgtctttctcctccatatgtgtaataagtatggcagctatggcaacgatgaaatgagtgttatgataagcctagctgtgatgatggctagtcggaggagaacccatgagattctatatgatatgtgtaacaagtcCTGCAGGCATTGgtcgaatcaaacagtgtgcacaagtgatattggacCCATAAatatgtgaaactaaaagaaagaacataaaagtaaagtttgaaagtgcatgagcaataaatgaaatgcataagtatataagtcagcatattagtatatgtgcactacaaactcacgacattcatgtgtatgtgtatgcatgagatttgcttactgagcgttagctcattatgttattttccaacattttttcaggtgtggctttagctgttgagcaacttgtggagcacggactcagtagcaatgcaataatggtttagagttttcatatggctgccttaaatttaaagtattcatacgtgtaataatttctactaataagtttatataaaagttttaaatttttctgtatttattcgtatcattttatttaattcttttggtcaagtgcctaacatactcgtaaactctagaattacgagtatgtggcggacgtaccataccttagggacgttacattAAAACTCTCAAAAATGACCTTAAACCTCTCCAAATGCTCTCAAACTTTTTGGACATCCTTAGATATCTCATTATATCACTTTTGActgaaaacacaatttttaagtacCTACAATTGaacctcaaatttcacatcttcactacgtaaaatttataagtgttgtatatCTAGCTTGTATAACAACATACTTATTATTTGTAGTTAATCAATCATAACTGAGATTATGTTTTGGTAGGAAAAATCTGGGAAGAGAATAGaatattgattttgattttgggtttggttatTCAGGTCTGAGATGGGATATTGATTTGATGATGATAACgttgtgtttttctttgaattTGGGTTTGAGATGAACTCAAGAACACATTTTCATTTTTTTggtttatttatttctttgaaTATATGAGTTTGAGATAttgattttgttttaattaagttTCGTTTAACATTGTAGTTTAATTCAATTAAGTTTaccataaaaattaattttaattttgatttaattttttattttattttaaaattaaatattacattttttaatttttatttaatataatttaaaatttaatattgatAAAACCAAGGATACTTTagtcttattaaaaaaaaattgaccaaaattaGATCCAGTAAATTACTTTGTACTATTTTGTAAATTGCAAGATCTGAATTGTCTTTTAATAAAACACATGTATTTTTGCACAACACATGAGTCAAAATGATTTTCACCCATAAAATAATtatctttatttaattagttatatatatatatacttttatacAAATTATATACATTATCAAATAATTGAtatattaatgaaaataaaaagaatttaaaaaattacatttcaatatattttatttaataaacttggaatatatttatacataataTGTATCCGGATTTTGAGTTATATTATTCTATTTATTTAGTGTTATGCAAATTATAAGagatatagttttaatttttattattatgacCTAATAATACTCAAAAATCGTCACCATTCCTACTTTTCATATCAGTTGGTCaacaaacacaaaataaaaatttattagaagattttattgataaattttataaatatggatTCGTTCTTGATTTAGACAATTTTGGGTTTTAGGAAAAATATAGAAAATACATTTTTAATACATCACTACCTCCTAAGGAAATTAAAATGCCAAACAAGAAAATGACCAgctttttaaaacataaatttaagAAACTAAGAGCAAAGCAATAAGTAATAAtaacaatatttattattaaaacaaaaattaacaaataagatGAGTCAGAAATGCccttaaacaaataataaatcaTTATTGATAACAAATTTGGCATGAAAATGAATTGCTACCATTGACTATATTGCAAGCGCAAACTATTTCATAATTGACTCTGTATGTGTGACAGGACAACAAATCATCTGCACGAGGCCACGAGTTTCGCTTCCGTTCTGGAAATTGGCACTCAAAAAGTTTTGCTCTGAGAAAGTCACGATTTGGAGTAAGCCACAACGAGTTGGCTATCTCCTTCAATTTCTCTCGACACTCTCGCATTTGGGCACTTGTTTTAATGGTGCCCAACAATTGTAGCCCTTCCTTAGTGCCACTTTCATCATCTTCTTTACAAATTAAGATGATACCCATCAAATAAGATGCCCCAAGGTGgcctgcatgggcagcttttttcAACAATTCTAAACTAGATTATTTTTTTCGGTGGAAGTTCAAGTATTTAATCTgtgaaaatataataaaataaaataaaatgatgagaaatacatatattaaattaatctCTTTTTTTATTGagtaataaataaaagaaaattgagTAAGGAATATAAAATTTATGTGCGTACCACACCCTGTCGATACATAGCTTCTGAATTTTGATTCTTTAGGCACTTCATAAAGAGGGAAGTTGCTTCCTTGCACAAATACAGGTCCAATGGGTGACAAGAAAGTTCATCAAGTGATAGTTTGTTGTGCATATAGTCATCAGTGTCTTTGGCTAATCTATTGAACAATTTCCAACTGCACAAAAGTgacatatttataataattagaAATATTTCTAATATAAAAGGCAATCAATCTTGAAATTATAGCTAAAGATTATATATTTGGCATAATATTGtttgtaaacaaaaaaaatataaaccaacAATATTGAATTACGTGATACACTATATGAGAATTATgtttaaaaaaacaataatttgAATGATTAAAatcataattattataatatatgtatttactaagaaaagaaaagaaagtgaGATAGTTACCTTAGTTTAGCGTTGAAGAAATCAGAAAGGGATGTAGCAGCAACATGACCTAATATATCCACAATCAAATCATTGGGAAGCCAATCAATAGTCTTCATTGAATTGGGAAGATCATTCTCATCAACTGTAAATTTTTGGTCACTCTTGCTTTTTTTCTGTATTTTCTTTGTACAAGTCATGCTGATTTTTGAGTCATTTTTTGTTTTCCTGATTGGCCTCATTATTCTTCGAGTCCTGCATTTACAAAATCAACAttgtattttattaattatgtcatACAAAAATTAGATGAATCATATCACATATACTCATATATGAAAGCTATGTATATTTATGTATTGGTGTGTTATGGAGAGGTCGAcgaaaaaatgaaaaagaaaagttATAATTTGTATAGCAGCAGTGAACATACCAGAAACTGCTAATTTAATGGATGGAGGGTGATCTGAGAATAAGCAGATTTTTTTGCTTGAGAAAACTATGAAATATTTTTGATGGGATTATAGGTCCTTAAATAGAGTAATTACTAATCCTAGTATGATTAGGAGATGTCCACACATAATTCCTGGGTGGGAT
This genomic interval from Humulus lupulus chromosome 8, drHumLupu1.1, whole genome shotgun sequence contains the following:
- the LOC133795561 gene encoding uncharacterized protein LOC133795561, with product MTCTKKIQKKSKSDQKFTVDENDLPNSMKTIDWLPNDLIVDILGHVAATSLSDFFNAKLSWKLFNRLAKDTDDYMHNKLSLDELSCHPLDLYLCKEATSLFMKCLKNQNSEAMYRQGVVRT